From Chryseobacterium sp. IHB B 17019, one genomic window encodes:
- the dusB gene encoding tRNA dihydrouridine synthase DusB: MIKIGNIQLPEFPLLLAPMEDVSDPPFRRLCKMHGADLMYSEFISSEGLIRDAIKSRKKLDIFDYERPVGIQIFGGDEEAMAMSARIVETVNPDLVDINFGCPVKKVVCKGAGAGVLKDIDLMVRLTKAVVSSTNLPVTVKTRLGWDSNSINIDEVAERLQETGIKALTIHARTRGQMYKGEADWNHISRIKQNPNIEIPIFGNGDIDSPEKALEYKQKYACDGIMIGRAAIGYPWIFNEIKHFFKTGEHLPAPTIEDRLLAVRQHAEWSAEWKGEKLGLIEMRQHYSNYFRGVPHFKDFRKKFLEVFTLAEMDELIKETQHFYSEFQAQI; the protein is encoded by the coding sequence ATGATAAAAATAGGCAATATACAACTGCCGGAATTTCCGCTTTTACTCGCACCGATGGAAGATGTGAGCGATCCGCCTTTTAGGAGATTGTGCAAAATGCATGGTGCAGATTTGATGTATTCTGAGTTTATCTCTTCTGAAGGGCTAATCCGGGATGCCATCAAGAGCAGGAAAAAATTAGATATTTTCGATTACGAAAGACCTGTCGGAATCCAGATTTTTGGTGGTGATGAAGAAGCGATGGCAATGTCCGCAAGAATTGTGGAAACCGTAAATCCTGATCTTGTTGACATTAATTTTGGTTGCCCAGTAAAAAAAGTGGTTTGTAAAGGAGCCGGAGCCGGAGTCTTGAAAGATATTGATCTTATGGTCCGTCTTACGAAAGCCGTTGTAAGCTCTACAAACCTGCCGGTAACCGTTAAAACCCGTTTAGGCTGGGACAGTAATTCCATTAATATTGATGAAGTGGCCGAACGTCTTCAGGAAACCGGAATCAAGGCATTGACGATTCATGCAAGAACCCGAGGACAAATGTATAAAGGTGAAGCCGACTGGAATCATATTTCAAGAATTAAACAAAATCCTAATATTGAAATCCCGATCTTCGGAAACGGTGATATTGACTCGCCTGAAAAAGCTTTGGAATACAAACAAAAATATGCTTGCGACGGTATCATGATCGGACGTGCAGCTATTGGTTATCCATGGATTTTTAATGAAATAAAACATTTTTTTAAAACCGGAGAACATTTGCCTGCACCCACAATTGAAGACAGATTATTAGCTGTCCGCCAACACGCAGAATGGAGTGCAGAATGGAAAGGAGAAAAATTAGGGCTTATAGAAATGAGACAGCATTACAGCAATTATTTCCGTGGAGTTCCTCATTTTAAAGATTTCAGAAAGAAATTCCTGGAAGTTTTTACTCTTGCCGAAATGGACGAACTCATCAAGGAAACTCAGCATTTTTATTCAGAATTCCAGGCACAAATTTAA
- a CDS encoding TlpA family protein disulfide reductase has protein sequence MKKNIIYLVLIVIIGVIAFVPGVKEKLQDTFFPIATIENAVHVSEEDYNIELQGINTPNTNLKNFRNKAVFLNFWGTWCPPCRKEWPSIQKLYDTRKNQVDFVLIAMNDQEDAVRKFLKENNYNVPVYIAQSPISEKILPKVFPTTYLLDKNGRIIIKEDASRDWNTESVHQFIDNIIK, from the coding sequence ATGAAAAAAAATATAATTTATCTTGTTTTAATCGTCATCATCGGAGTGATTGCATTTGTGCCGGGAGTAAAAGAAAAACTGCAGGACACGTTCTTCCCGATCGCAACCATTGAAAATGCAGTTCATGTAAGTGAAGAAGATTACAACATTGAGCTTCAAGGGATTAATACACCAAACACCAATCTTAAAAATTTCAGAAATAAAGCCGTTTTCCTGAATTTCTGGGGAACTTGGTGTCCTCCATGCAGAAAAGAATGGCCTTCTATCCAAAAATTATATGATACGAGAAAAAACCAGGTAGATTTTGTTCTGATCGCGATGAATGATCAGGAAGATGCGGTAAGAAAATTTTTAAAAGAAAATAATTATAACGTTCCCGTTTATATTGCTCAAAGCCCGATTTCGGAGAAAATTCTTCCTAAAGTTTTCCCTACTACTTACCTTCTCGACAAAAATGGAAGAATCATCATTAAAGAAGATGCGTCAAGAGACTGGAACACAGAATCTGTACACCAGTTCATCGATAATATTATCAAATAA
- the pyrF gene encoding orotidine-5'-phosphate decarboxylase produces MESKKEFFLECYKLGIIKFGRFTLKSGIESPFYVDLRPLASDPKILKNLANYLLEMLPLDNFDLICGVPYAALPMATAMSLESYIPLIIKRKEAKNYGTKKLIEGIYQKGQNCLLVEDVITSGKSLIETIAEVEQEDLKVADIVVVLDREQGGKQLLESKGYRVHTLFNISEVCEILQENGELTDDEVKRIQDFLLGNHIQFEEENRLSYQEKFENAQHSVSKKLLETALAKESNLIASADVTTTQELLDLAEKVGPHVIALKTHIDIISDFEYEKTIVPLKALAAKHNFLLMEDRKFADIGNTQELQFTSGVFKITDWADFVTSQVIGGFESLDCFKNVGVVAIIGMSSKGTLTTNAYREEALKIASSHPNVIGGVSQNPLPAEMLLFTPGVNLADSGDGKGQQYNTPDHVFKMLHTDFIIVGRGIYKAENPEQAAATYKNAGWNAYLNSLEKKVTQS; encoded by the coding sequence ATGGAAAGTAAAAAAGAATTCTTTTTGGAGTGCTACAAGCTGGGTATCATTAAATTCGGAAGATTTACATTAAAAAGTGGTATTGAAAGTCCGTTTTATGTAGATTTGAGACCTTTGGCTTCAGATCCTAAAATTTTGAAAAATTTGGCTAATTATTTATTGGAAATGCTTCCATTGGATAATTTTGACCTGATCTGCGGAGTTCCTTATGCTGCGCTTCCAATGGCAACAGCGATGTCTTTGGAAAGCTATATTCCATTAATCATTAAAAGAAAAGAAGCTAAAAACTACGGTACAAAAAAATTAATCGAAGGAATTTACCAAAAAGGGCAAAACTGTCTTTTGGTAGAAGATGTGATTACTTCCGGAAAATCCTTAATAGAAACCATTGCTGAAGTTGAGCAGGAAGATCTTAAAGTTGCTGATATCGTTGTTGTTCTAGACAGGGAGCAAGGTGGAAAACAGCTTTTGGAAAGCAAAGGATACAGAGTTCATACACTTTTCAATATTTCGGAGGTTTGCGAAATTCTTCAGGAAAATGGAGAGTTGACAGACGATGAAGTGAAAAGAATCCAGGATTTTTTACTTGGAAATCATATTCAGTTTGAAGAGGAAAACAGACTTTCTTATCAGGAAAAATTTGAAAACGCTCAGCATTCCGTTTCTAAAAAATTATTAGAAACCGCTTTGGCAAAAGAATCTAATTTAATTGCATCTGCTGATGTTACAACAACTCAGGAGCTGTTGGATTTAGCCGAAAAAGTAGGACCGCATGTAATTGCTCTGAAAACTCATATTGATATTATTTCTGATTTCGAATACGAAAAAACAATAGTTCCTTTAAAAGCTCTGGCTGCAAAACACAACTTTCTATTAATGGAAGACAGAAAATTTGCGGATATCGGAAATACTCAGGAACTTCAGTTTACGAGTGGAGTTTTCAAAATTACAGATTGGGCAGATTTCGTTACTTCACAGGTGATCGGCGGTTTTGAATCTTTAGACTGCTTTAAAAATGTGGGTGTTGTGGCCATCATCGGAATGTCTTCCAAAGGAACGTTGACTACAAACGCATACAGGGAAGAAGCATTAAAAATAGCTTCATCGCACCCAAATGTAATCGGGGGAGTTTCTCAAAATCCGCTTCCGGCTGAAATGTTATTGTTCACACCGGGAGTAAACCTGGCAGATTCGGGTGATGGAAAAGGACAGCAGTACAATACTCCGGACCATGTTTTCAAAATGCTTCACACTGATTTTATCATTGTAGGAAGAGGAATTTATAAAGCAGAAAACCCTGAACAGGCTGCAGCAACTTATAAGAATGCAGGCTGGAATGCTTATCTAAATTCTCTTGAAAAAAAAGTAACCCAAAGTTAA
- the deoC gene encoding deoxyribose-phosphate aldolase has translation MMNIAQYLDSTYLKTPVQSGLSDEETLQKDKDLAQEAIDNGIFAVMIRPDYVSEIKKYVKEKNSDVVVGTVIGFHEGTYSIDEKLAEASKAIADGADELDFVINYNAYLKGNLSLVKEEFVRCTKLCVQHHKIAKWIIEIAALNDQQIADLTKNISNWAEENFSETDLSKIFVKSSTGFYETTGGKPNGATFEGIKIMLDNAGKLPVKAAGGVRTPEDAEKMISLGVKRIGTSSALALIKNQSASESY, from the coding sequence ATCATGAACATTGCTCAATATTTGGATTCTACTTATTTGAAAACACCTGTGCAATCAGGGCTTTCAGATGAAGAAACTTTACAGAAAGATAAAGATCTTGCCCAGGAAGCGATAGATAACGGAATTTTTGCCGTAATGATCCGCCCGGATTACGTATCTGAAATCAAAAAGTATGTCAAGGAAAAGAATTCGGATGTTGTGGTAGGAACTGTAATTGGTTTTCATGAAGGAACTTATTCCATAGATGAAAAACTTGCAGAAGCCTCAAAAGCAATTGCTGACGGAGCTGATGAACTGGATTTTGTTATTAATTATAATGCTTACCTGAAAGGGAATTTAAGTTTGGTAAAAGAAGAATTTGTGCGCTGTACGAAGTTGTGTGTGCAGCATCATAAAATTGCGAAATGGATTATCGAGATCGCAGCTTTAAATGATCAGCAGATTGCAGACCTTACTAAAAATATTTCCAATTGGGCAGAAGAGAATTTCTCTGAAACTGATTTGTCAAAAATTTTTGTAAAATCTTCAACGGGCTTTTATGAAACTACCGGTGGAAAGCCTAACGGAGCAACATTTGAAGGTATAAAAATAATGCTGGATAATGCCGGAAAACTCCCTGTGAAAGCTGCAGGAGGAGTAAGGACTCCCGAAGATGCGGAAAAAATGATCAGTCTCGGTGTAAAAAGAATAGGAACTTCTTCAGCATTGGCTTTAATCAAGAATCAGTCTGCTTCGGAAAGTTATTAA
- a CDS encoding T9SS type A sorting domain-containing protein, which yields MRKLLFCLVASVAAANLTAQVSLTATSGTAVGTFTTLKGAFDAINAGTHQGAITINITANTTETATAVLNASGGTSNYTSVLVKPATGVNASITSADPVATIKINGADNVTIDGSNNGTSSRNLTISSTYVATVGTTPVVLWVSSTATSGAENVSLKNINFAGSSPSGTVGAVIVSGTTLGAAEVPNNNFSAINNTFVRAQNALFVVGNATNTDTGNIIRNNVIGSTVAADKMLFRGIAVQNAKNFEVSGNTVTGVVFSATSTNIAQGILIGAAATNGMIFKNKISDIKHPNTDGYGAVGIYLNCSSAAANILVYNNVINDVAGYGYAAGGGANDNGNGIFVNNGAGYKIYYNTVVMDTNQTVAGRPSAFNVASSVTVAGAIDLRNNLFINKQTQAGEKYAIYSAAANTVFSNINYNNYYSTGANLGYIGSNRATLADVQTGFGGNVNSINVLPVFVSASDLHLATSGNTALDNKGTPVAEVTVDADGAARNATTPDLGGYEFTATILAVQDIAKNKISYYPNPVLDYIYINNDNKIKSVEVYNMAGQMIVNESINAEKGSVDMRKVSPGIYILKVNSEKDTQSLKIIKR from the coding sequence ATGAGAAAACTTTTATTTTGTTTGGTGGCAAGTGTTGCCGCCGCTAATCTTACAGCACAGGTAAGTCTTACAGCTACATCCGGAACGGCTGTAGGAACATTTACTACCTTAAAAGGAGCATTTGATGCTATTAATGCAGGAACACATCAAGGAGCTATTACCATTAATATTACAGCGAATACCACGGAAACTGCAACTGCTGTTCTTAATGCAAGTGGTGGTACTTCGAACTATACTTCTGTTTTAGTAAAACCGGCTACTGGGGTAAATGCATCCATAACAAGTGCTGATCCTGTGGCAACAATTAAAATTAACGGAGCAGATAACGTTACAATAGATGGCAGTAATAATGGAACCTCTTCCCGAAACCTGACCATCAGCAGTACCTATGTTGCTACGGTAGGAACTACACCGGTGGTACTTTGGGTATCCAGTACAGCAACGAGTGGGGCAGAAAATGTATCTCTTAAAAATATCAATTTTGCCGGATCTTCACCTTCAGGAACTGTGGGGGCTGTTATTGTTTCCGGGACAACTTTAGGAGCGGCAGAAGTACCTAATAATAATTTCTCAGCAATCAATAATACTTTTGTAAGAGCTCAGAATGCATTATTTGTTGTCGGGAACGCTACCAATACAGATACAGGAAATATTATCAGAAATAATGTGATCGGTTCTACAGTTGCAGCAGATAAAATGCTGTTCAGGGGAATTGCCGTACAAAATGCCAAAAATTTTGAGGTGAGTGGAAATACAGTAACGGGAGTAGTATTTTCTGCGACTTCTACGAATATTGCTCAGGGAATTTTAATTGGTGCAGCAGCAACTAACGGAATGATTTTTAAAAATAAAATTTCAGATATTAAACACCCTAATACCGATGGATATGGGGCAGTTGGTATTTATCTGAATTGCAGTAGTGCTGCGGCTAATATATTGGTTTATAATAATGTTATCAATGATGTTGCAGGTTATGGTTATGCCGCAGGCGGAGGTGCCAATGATAACGGAAATGGTATTTTTGTAAATAATGGAGCTGGCTATAAAATTTATTATAACACCGTGGTGATGGATACTAATCAAACTGTTGCCGGAAGGCCATCAGCATTCAATGTAGCAAGTAGTGTAACGGTCGCCGGAGCAATCGACCTGAGAAATAACCTGTTTATAAACAAACAAACGCAGGCAGGAGAGAAATATGCTATCTATTCCGCTGCTGCAAATACTGTTTTTTCTAATATTAATTACAATAATTATTACTCAACGGGAGCTAATTTGGGCTACATAGGCTCTAACAGAGCAACACTGGCTGATGTACAGACGGGATTTGGGGGGAATGTAAATTCAATAAATGTTTTACCGGTATTTGTTTCTGCAAGTGACCTTCATCTTGCTACTTCCGGGAATACAGCTCTTGATAATAAGGGAACTCCTGTTGCGGAAGTAACTGTAGACGCTGATGGGGCTGCCAGAAATGCAACAACTCCGGATTTAGGCGGTTATGAGTTTACGGCAACAATTTTAGCAGTTCAGGATATTGCTAAAAACAAAATTAGCTATTATCCTAACCCTGTTCTTGACTATATTTATATTAATAACGACAACAAAATCAAAAGTGTTGAAGTTTATAATATGGCAGGGCAAATGATTGTTAATGAAAGTATTAACGCGGAAAAAGGGTCTGTAGATATGAGAAAAGTTTCTCCGGGAATTTATATTTTAAAAGTGAATTCTGAAAAAGATACTCAATCACTTAAAATTATTAAAAGATAA
- a CDS encoding YkvA family protein, with protein sequence MKYSKLNLAKEAINHKGFVKKIPDIFRMVKMWRKGNYPMKSIDIILPLLGLLYVISPIDLLPEVAVPVIGVLDDLAVLSLAIPKLIKEVDKFLLWEAEQKYNSGNTKVIDAEIIK encoded by the coding sequence ATGAAGTATTCGAAATTAAACCTAGCAAAAGAAGCAATCAATCACAAGGGCTTTGTGAAAAAGATTCCCGATATTTTCAGAATGGTAAAAATGTGGAGAAAAGGAAATTATCCTATGAAATCCATTGATATTATCCTGCCGCTGTTGGGACTTTTATATGTCATCTCCCCGATTGACCTTTTGCCCGAAGTTGCCGTTCCCGTGATTGGTGTTTTGGATGATCTTGCCGTTTTATCGCTGGCGATCCCAAAACTCATCAAAGAAGTAGACAAGTTTCTGCTTTGGGAGGCTGAGCAAAAATACAATTCGGGCAACACGAAAGTAATAGACGCCGAAATAATAAAATAA
- a CDS encoding aminopeptidase: MKKLSIYFILFLGVVEVSAQKDSIYIEARLSSDKKMLDVSQELVYYNNSEKDLNTIKLLNWVSAYNKRGTSLVYRKLEDRNTDLHFAKKDELGKLLSLHIKNSDQEIPVSDISDENFFLPLQNPLKPGEKVKLQLQYQIQLPDKKFTGYGVSDKNIALKYFFIVPDRFDPDNILKRNYHDIEESVSFNTYWTVNFDLPVNYFIESNLQQAQMNTFKGYLDSDPEFLISQNEYPSINIDTDGIKTEVKFGYNLKPEEKQNLEFYLPLHLKFIKERIGSVPERIFISDKFRQKEDFFGNNDITFWKFRFQLFTDTEKTDLDYFGIIAKKILDESIITDKQDYHWFKSGLKSYLEIQYLKKFYADTKLLGTLPETKVFGIKPLKLFHASKINLIDRYGLAYQYIMSQNLDQKINEKYTVLSNFNDMAISSFETGSLFNYSADKMGYENFDSLVQNFIIENTDKQVNPNDFLKKLAEKDKRTAYLTDFLQHKNRVNFKLKRFKKENDSLNIKINKNTFANIPVKLQTETTQGDKKEYWVESEENVKTKTFSIPASDIYKITLNDDYIFPESNYRDNFLYAKGFFSNTKKIKLKLIKDIPNPEFNEIYISPRVRFNNTYDKFLIGFNFKNQSFFDQKFLYSLTPTYSTGTGKLTGSGSVAYSFLPAESIIRSLTFGVSGSYFHYDYDLAYRKASLYSNINFRKNPRSTVSRGIGISYNYFERDLSPERIANNDYDKYNLWSLSYGYVDNQSIHEKSLGVSTQSMEDFNKINAEGFYRWEFAPRQKLSVRLFAGYFLRNDTRNNTFNYGISRVSDYSFSYNLLGQSATGGILSQQYVLADGGFKSFIPGSVNKWITSVNVDTSVWKIFHVYADAGVYQNKNQPTKFIWDSGVKVRVIPDFLEIYFPIQSSLGFEPGFKDYAKRIRYTLILNLSSVINAARRGWY, translated from the coding sequence TTGAAAAAGCTTAGTATTTATTTTATTTTGTTTCTGGGTGTTGTAGAGGTTTCTGCACAGAAGGACAGTATTTACATTGAAGCCAGATTGTCTTCAGATAAAAAGATGCTGGACGTGAGTCAGGAACTCGTTTATTATAACAATTCTGAAAAGGATTTAAACACAATAAAGCTTTTAAACTGGGTTTCAGCTTACAATAAGAGAGGAACCTCATTGGTTTACAGAAAATTGGAAGACAGAAATACAGATCTCCATTTTGCAAAAAAAGATGAGCTTGGGAAATTATTAAGTTTACACATCAAAAATTCTGATCAGGAAATCCCTGTCAGTGATATTTCTGATGAAAACTTTTTTCTTCCTCTACAAAATCCTTTGAAACCGGGAGAAAAAGTAAAACTACAGCTGCAATATCAGATTCAGCTTCCTGATAAAAAATTTACGGGATACGGAGTTTCTGATAAAAATATAGCATTAAAATATTTCTTTATTGTTCCGGATCGCTTTGATCCGGACAATATTTTGAAAAGAAATTACCACGATATCGAGGAATCAGTTAGCTTTAATACATACTGGACGGTAAATTTTGACCTCCCTGTTAATTATTTTATTGAAAGTAATCTGCAGCAGGCCCAGATGAATACCTTTAAAGGTTATCTCGATTCTGATCCTGAATTTTTAATTTCACAAAACGAATACCCATCCATTAATATCGATACTGACGGCATAAAAACGGAAGTAAAATTTGGGTATAACTTAAAGCCGGAAGAAAAACAAAATCTCGAGTTTTATCTTCCTCTACATCTTAAATTCATTAAAGAAAGAATTGGCTCTGTTCCGGAAAGGATATTTATTTCTGATAAATTCAGGCAAAAAGAGGATTTTTTCGGAAATAATGATATCACTTTCTGGAAATTCAGATTTCAGTTATTCACTGATACCGAAAAAACCGACCTTGATTATTTCGGGATTATTGCCAAAAAGATTTTAGACGAAAGCATTATTACTGATAAACAGGATTACCATTGGTTTAAAAGTGGACTTAAATCTTATCTTGAAATTCAATATTTAAAGAAATTTTACGCAGACACAAAATTATTAGGAACTTTACCTGAAACAAAAGTTTTCGGGATAAAACCACTGAAATTATTTCATGCTTCAAAAATAAATCTGATAGATCGTTACGGTTTGGCGTATCAATACATCATGTCTCAAAACCTGGATCAGAAAATCAATGAAAAATATACCGTTTTGAGCAACTTTAATGATATGGCTATCAGCAGTTTTGAAACGGGAAGCTTATTCAACTATTCGGCGGATAAAATGGGGTATGAAAACTTTGACAGTCTTGTACAAAATTTTATCATAGAAAACACTGACAAACAAGTCAATCCAAATGATTTTCTAAAAAAGCTTGCAGAAAAAGATAAAAGAACAGCATATTTAACGGATTTTTTACAGCATAAAAACAGAGTAAATTTTAAGCTTAAAAGATTTAAAAAAGAAAATGATTCTTTAAATATTAAAATTAATAAAAATACTTTCGCCAATATTCCCGTAAAGCTTCAGACCGAAACAACGCAGGGCGATAAAAAAGAATACTGGGTAGAAAGCGAAGAAAATGTAAAAACCAAAACATTTTCAATTCCCGCTTCAGATATTTACAAAATCACACTGAACGATGATTACATCTTCCCGGAATCAAATTACAGGGATAATTTCCTTTATGCAAAAGGGTTTTTCTCAAATACTAAAAAAATAAAATTAAAACTGATAAAAGATATCCCGAATCCTGAATTTAATGAGATTTATATCAGTCCGAGAGTGCGGTTTAATAATACGTATGACAAATTCCTGATTGGATTCAATTTTAAAAATCAATCTTTTTTTGATCAGAAGTTTTTATATTCCCTAACTCCTACTTACAGTACCGGAACAGGAAAACTTACAGGTTCAGGATCGGTTGCCTACTCTTTTTTGCCAGCTGAAAGTATCATCCGAAGCCTGACTTTCGGAGTTTCCGGATCTTATTTTCATTATGATTATGATCTGGCTTATCGAAAAGCTTCATTGTATTCAAATATTAATTTCAGGAAAAATCCAAGAAGTACAGTGAGTCGCGGGATAGGTATTTCCTACAATTATTTTGAAAGAGATCTGAGCCCGGAAAGGATTGCAAATAATGATTATGATAAATATAATCTGTGGAGCCTAAGTTATGGATATGTCGATAATCAAAGTATTCACGAAAAAAGTTTAGGGGTAAGCACACAATCAATGGAAGATTTCAACAAAATAAATGCGGAAGGCTTTTATCGTTGGGAATTTGCTCCAAGACAAAAATTGAGTGTAAGATTATTTGCCGGATATTTCCTGAGGAATGATACCCGAAATAATACTTTTAATTATGGTATTTCAAGGGTTTCCGATTATTCTTTTTCCTATAATCTTTTGGGACAAAGTGCAACGGGCGGGATTTTGTCACAGCAATATGTTCTGGCAGACGGTGGATTCAAATCCTTTATTCCTGGGAGCGTAAATAAATGGATTACTTCTGTGAATGTGGATACAAGTGTTTGGAAAATTTTCCATGTGTATGCTGATGCGGGAGTTTACCAAAATAAAAATCAACCGACAAAATTCATCTGGGATAGCGGTGTAAAAGTGAGAGTAATTCCTGATTTCCTCGAAATTTATTTCCCGATACAGTCTTCTTTAGGCTTTGAACCAGGATTTAAAGACTATGCAAAAAGGATCAGATATACTTTAATTCTTAATTTAAGTTCAGTTATTAATGCTGCCCGACGAGGTTGGTACTAA
- a CDS encoding lamin tail domain-containing protein has translation MKKTFTLIGFFSMLAFTNAQIVISEIYGGGGNSGSTLKNDYVVLKNIGSTTASLTGATLQYAPAAATFTQYHTLPNITLNPGQTYLIQEATGGGGTVDLPTPDFIATTVINFDGSPNPSVGIGIAVTSGKIVIANNAVQVTGPTNTNVVDFVGYGTANQYEGPGPAPSPTTTTAIKRVSGDTNNNTVDFTVGAATPINSTGGTLAISDVDFNYSKFRFIENSFVKENEIVFGGEIKDVKVYDMYGRVVKVSPTKSAYSLDVTELPKGNYIVTGTIDNEPVSQKILKD, from the coding sequence ATGAAAAAAACTTTTACTCTTATCGGATTTTTTTCGATGCTTGCATTTACAAATGCTCAGATTGTCATCAGTGAAATTTATGGAGGAGGAGGAAACTCAGGATCAACACTGAAGAATGATTACGTAGTTTTGAAAAATATTGGTTCGACTACGGCCTCGCTTACAGGTGCAACTTTACAGTATGCTCCGGCAGCAGCTACTTTTACGCAGTATCATACACTGCCCAATATTACTTTAAATCCCGGACAAACTTATCTGATTCAGGAAGCCACAGGTGGAGGAGGGACTGTAGATCTGCCAACTCCGGATTTCATTGCAACTACCGTTATTAATTTTGATGGCTCTCCAAATCCTTCTGTAGGAATAGGTATCGCCGTTACATCGGGCAAAATTGTTATTGCCAACAATGCAGTGCAGGTTACGGGACCTACAAATACAAATGTTGTTGATTTTGTAGGGTACGGAACAGCTAATCAGTATGAGGGCCCAGGTCCGGCGCCTTCTCCTACTACAACTACGGCTATTAAAAGAGTTTCCGGAGATACCAATAATAATACAGTGGATTTCACGGTTGGAGCTGCAACACCAATCAATTCCACAGGGGGAACACTGGCTATTTCTGACGTAGATTTTAATTATTCAAAATTCCGTTTTATCGAAAATTCTTTCGTAAAAGAAAATGAAATTGTTTTCGGGGGTGAAATTAAGGATGTGAAAGTTTACGATATGTATGGGCGTGTTGTGAAAGTATCACCAACGAAATCTGCCTATAGTTTAGACGTAACAGAGCTTCCGAAAGGAAATTATATCGTTACCGGAACAATTGATAATGAGCCTGTTTCTCAGAAAATTTTAAAGGATTAA
- a CDS encoding T9SS type A sorting domain-containing protein, translating to MKKLYSLAVILISTFAFSQVSLTAPGVAYTQNFDAMGTTTVLPSGWSAIRASGSGTVGQALSPVVNDGTSNTGAVFNVGTGGSGDRALGTIASGATVPAFGAQFINNTGATITSVNILFNEEQWRTGSNSIVETVAFSYSTNATGLDNGTWTAFTNLDLVEILTSDNTNSAVDGNLPANRSAKSLTIAGLSIPNGGTLYIKWADTNETGSDGMYAVDDFSLTPNSGTLAVTDLSTTKSNFVKNTFVKTNEITFGAQAKDVKVYNMYGQVVKTASVKENESLNVSELQKGNYIVTGTVNNQPVSQKILKD from the coding sequence ATGAAAAAACTTTATTCGTTAGCTGTAATTTTAATATCAACATTTGCGTTTTCGCAGGTTAGTCTTACAGCTCCAGGTGTAGCATATACACAAAATTTTGATGCAATGGGAACAACTACTGTATTGCCTTCTGGATGGAGTGCTATACGTGCATCTGGATCAGGTACTGTTGGACAGGCTTTATCTCCGGTTGTAAATGACGGAACTTCAAATACAGGGGCAGTTTTCAACGTAGGAACTGGTGGTTCAGGTGACAGAGCTCTTGGAACAATTGCATCTGGCGCAACAGTACCAGCTTTTGGGGCTCAATTTATAAATAATACTGGTGCTACTATTACAAGTGTAAATATTTTATTCAACGAAGAACAATGGAGAACAGGTAGTAACTCAATTGTTGAAACAGTTGCTTTTTCATACAGTACTAATGCTACTGGTTTAGATAATGGAACATGGACAGCATTTACAAATTTAGACTTAGTGGAAATTTTAACTTCTGATAACACAAACTCAGCCGTTGATGGAAATCTTCCTGCCAACAGATCTGCTAAATCTCTTACAATTGCTGGTTTGAGCATTCCTAACGGAGGTACACTTTATATTAAATGGGCGGACACTAACGAAACTGGAAGTGATGGTATGTATGCTGTTGATGATTTTTCATTAACTCCAAATTCTGGAACTTTAGCGGTTACAGACTTGTCGACAACAAAATCAAATTTTGTAAAAAACACTTTTGTTAAAACAAATGAAATCACTTTTGGGGCTCAAGCTAAAGATGTGAAAGTTTATAACATGTACGGACAAGTTGTAAAAACAGCTTCTGTAAAAGAAAACGAATCATTAAACGTTTCTGAATTACAAAAAGGTAATTACATCGTTACAGGTACAGTGAATAATCAGCCGGTTTCTCAAAAAATCTTGAAAGACTAA